The proteins below are encoded in one region of Paenibacillus albus:
- the lpdA gene encoding dihydrolipoyl dehydrogenase, which translates to MTLQCDLAIIGGGIAGYTAAIRAAQAGKKVIIVEREKLGGTCLHKGCIPSKSLLHSADIYAKLREADKYGIAVADGAISIDFPKVQQRKVNTVEGLYKGLQYLMRKHEITVIKGRGRVIGPSIFSPKSGSVAVEYDDGEMETIVPTNLIIATGSRPRTLPGLEPVPGQLMTSDEALEMDNLPSSMLIIGGGVIGVEWASLLIDFGIEVTLVEAASRLLPGEDAESSAELTKQLRRRGVRILTGIQLKLETYTYSDGQASITADTSDGTVVLNAERLLVSVGRQANVEEIGLENTDVRVEKGVIRVNSFFQTNEPHIYAIGDVNGGLQLAHAAAHEAIVAVDHILGGKDQAPDHSRIPRAIYSRPEIASIGLTEDEARKQGHDIKVGKVPFQAIGKAHVLGETEGFAKVIADAKTSDVLGVHLVGPHATDLLSEASLAMLLNATPWEVGQVIHPHPTLSEVIGEAMLAVNGKSIAF; encoded by the coding sequence ATGACATTACAATGCGATTTGGCCATTATCGGCGGAGGCATTGCAGGATATACAGCCGCAATCCGGGCGGCACAAGCGGGCAAGAAGGTCATTATCGTCGAGAGAGAGAAGCTCGGTGGCACATGTTTACATAAAGGCTGTATACCAAGCAAATCGCTGCTGCACAGTGCAGATATCTATGCAAAGCTGCGTGAAGCGGACAAGTACGGCATCGCTGTAGCTGATGGCGCGATCAGCATTGATTTTCCGAAGGTACAGCAGCGCAAAGTGAATACGGTTGAAGGACTATATAAAGGATTGCAGTATTTGATGCGCAAGCATGAGATTACGGTTATAAAAGGAAGAGGGCGCGTAATTGGACCTTCGATCTTCTCGCCTAAAAGCGGCAGCGTCGCGGTTGAGTATGATGATGGCGAGATGGAAACAATCGTGCCGACGAATCTCATTATCGCAACAGGCTCACGTCCTCGCACACTTCCAGGCCTGGAGCCGGTTCCGGGCCAATTGATGACAAGCGATGAAGCGCTTGAGATGGACAACCTGCCGAGCTCCATGCTTATTATCGGCGGGGGTGTTATTGGTGTCGAATGGGCTTCTTTGCTCATTGATTTCGGAATCGAAGTGACGCTTGTTGAAGCTGCCTCCCGCCTGCTGCCAGGTGAAGATGCAGAAAGCTCGGCAGAGCTGACAAAGCAGCTGCGCCGCCGTGGCGTGCGTATTCTAACAGGCATTCAATTGAAACTGGAGACGTATACGTATAGTGATGGACAAGCTTCAATTACGGCTGACACGTCGGACGGTACGGTAGTTCTGAATGCAGAGCGTCTGCTCGTATCCGTTGGCCGCCAGGCGAATGTCGAGGAAATCGGGCTTGAGAATACCGATGTTCGCGTCGAGAAGGGCGTCATTCGTGTGAATAGCTTCTTCCAGACGAATGAGCCGCATATCTATGCGATTGGCGATGTGAACGGCGGGCTTCAGCTGGCACATGCAGCTGCGCATGAAGCGATTGTAGCCGTTGATCATATACTCGGCGGCAAGGACCAGGCACCAGACCATTCTCGAATTCCGCGGGCGATTTACTCGCGACCTGAGATTGCTTCGATCGGTCTTACCGAAGACGAAGCACGCAAACAGGGACATGATATTAAAGTCGGTAAAGTGCCGTTCCAGGCCATTGGCAAGGCGCATGTGCTTGGAGAAACCGAAGGCTTCGCGAAAGTCATTGCAGACGCGAAGACAAGCGATGTACTAGGCGTTCATCTCGTCGGCCCGCATGCGACGGACCTGTTGTCAGAAGCCTCGCTCGCGATGCTGCTCAATGCAACGCCGTGGGAAGTCGGCCAAGTGATTCACCCGCATCCGACGTTGTCGGAAGTTATTGGTGAAGCAATGCTCGCCGTGAACGGAAAATCAATCGCATTTTAG
- a CDS encoding DUF2627 domain-containing protein, producing the protein MKQVIIRFIAVLLLVIPGIGATYGFLLMKDAVFHYFSSFGDETVSVRHFEWWMFLGGLALFLIGVAFIGGWTFYRDRKRNYVAPRYRQKRPRPPRPGV; encoded by the coding sequence ATGAAACAAGTTATCATTCGATTTATAGCTGTCCTATTGCTCGTTATTCCAGGTATTGGAGCCACATATGGCTTCCTGCTAATGAAGGATGCTGTATTTCATTATTTCTCATCTTTCGGAGATGAAACCGTAAGCGTACGCCATTTTGAATGGTGGATGTTTCTAGGCGGACTTGCGCTGTTCCTGATCGGCGTTGCTTTCATCGGCGGCTGGACGTTTTATCGCGACCGTAAGCGCAACTATGTTGCGCCACGTTATCGCCAGAAGCGGCCTCGCCCACCTCGGCCAGGCGTATAA